Proteins from a genomic interval of Thunnus thynnus chromosome 5, fThuThy2.1, whole genome shotgun sequence:
- the ptpn5 gene encoding tyrosine-protein phosphatase non-receptor type 5 produces MTRRLSSSTRSHTEDSIFLRPDEDPVWLDEPTKTDKIGDGAPKKDGLPECKDGPTGGQSPQGEEVFMHKVYALVIEFHCWAALFIVSQVTGYWVFFVMEGNGPLSSIYKALQVLDFYLGFVLPCHPIFGMDSIVLMREVLNKQHNWIVHGTAGIGVAICVVMVVHMVCKWRYGTGLWSSGRVSRDIGDRRQSVSRQPSFTLSEWTDAQEDLLDLDPVPQTPVFEMSTDTRTEGDAATLTVTPVGLQERRGSNVSLTLDMCTPGCTEPYGYGAQLSPRDQSAQEYLRQGTHMLTPAMLHTRAMDDQSLQAEFFETPMNFVDPKEYNYPGLVRKNRYKTILPNTHSRVILKSQDDDDFLSTYINANYLKGYGGEERAYIATQGPTVNTVGDFWRMVWQERSPIIVMITNLEEKNEKCAEYWPEDTVTHEGIEITVVTVTQEDDYSLRVFTLKCGDEERSLQQYWYTSWPDQKTPDKAPPLLELVQEVERAREEAPPSSGPIIVHCSAGIGRTGCFIATSILCKQLRTEGVVDILRTTCQLRLDRGGMIQTCEQYQFVHHVLSLYEKQLSHTAEE; encoded by the exons ATGACCCGCCGGCTGAGCAGCTCCACCCGCTCCCACACTGAGGACTCCATCTTCCTGAGGCCCGATGAGGACCCCGTCTGGCTGGATGAGCCCACAAAGACTGACAAAATAGGTGATGGAGCCCCTAAAAAAGATGGGCTGCCAGAATGCAAAGATGGACCCACAGGGGGCCAAAGCCCACAAGGGGAGGAAGTGTTTATGCACAAGGTGTATGCGCTGGTGATTGAGTTCCACTGCTGGGCTGCACTCTTCATCGTCTCTCAAGTCACG gGGTACTGGGTGTTTTTTGTGATGGAGGGAAATGGACCACTCTCTTCCATCTATAAAGCCCTGCAGGTCCTCGACTTCTACCTGGGCTTTGTCTTACCCTGCCATCCGATTTTTGGAATGGAT TCCATCGTGTTGATGAGAGAGGTgctaaacaaacaacacaattgGATCGTTCATGGCACTGCAGGCATTGGTGTGGCCATCTGTGTTGTCATG GTCGTCCACATGGTGTGTAAGTGGCGTTACGGCACTGGCTTGTGGTCGTCAGGCAGAGTATCGAGGGACATTGGTGATCGGCGTCAGTCTGTGAGCCGCCAGCCCTCCTTCACCCTGTCAGAGTGGACTGATGCCCAAGAGGATCTGCTGGACCTGGACCCCGTGCCCCAGACTCCAGTCTTTGAGATGAGCACTGATACCAGGACAGAGGGAGACGCCGccaccctcactgtcacaccaGTGGGGCTTCAGGAGAG GAGGGGCTCCAACGTTTCCCTGACCTTGGACATGTGTACACCAGGCTGCACGGAGCCCTACGGCTACGGAGCCCAGCTCTCCCCCAGAGACCAGTCGGCCCAGGAGTATCTCCGACAGGGAACACACATGCTGACCCCTGCCATGCTACACACACGGGCCATGGATGACCAGAGCCTGCAGGCTGAGTTTTTT GAAACTCCCATGAACTTTGTGGACCCTAAGGAGTACAACTATCCAGGGCTGGTGAGAAAGAATCGCTACAAAACCATCTTACCCA acacacacagcagagtgaTCTTGAAGTCacaggatgatgatgatttccTCAGTACCTACATCAATGCTAATTATCTGAAA ggcTATGGGGGTGAGGAGCGTGCATACATCGCCACCCAGGGTCCCACTGTGAACACAGTGGGTGACTTCTGGAGGATGGTGTGGCAGGAGAGAAGTCCAATCATAGTAATGATCACCAACCTAGAGGAGAAAAACGAG AAATGTGCAGAGTACTGGCCTGAGGACACTGTGACCCACGAGGGCATCGAGATCACCGTTGTCACAGTAACCCAGGAGGATGACTACAGTCTGAGGGTGTTCACTTTGAAG TGCGGGGATGAGGAGCGAAGTCTGCAGCAGTACTGGTACACCTCGTGGCCTGATCAGAAGACTCCAGACAAAGCTCCACCTCTTCTGGAACTGGTACAGGAAGTGgaaagagcaagagaggaagCTCCGCCCTCCAGTGGCCCTATAATCGTTCACTGCAG TGCTGGAATTGGTCGAACTGGCTGCTTCATTGCCACCTCCATCCTGTGCAAGCAGCTGAGGACTGAGGGTGTGGTTGACATCCTGAGAACCACCTGCCAGCTCCGTCTGGACAG ggGTGGGATGATCCAGACGTGCGAGCAGTACCAGTTTGTGCATCACGTCCTCAGCCTGTATGAGAAGCAGCTGTCTCACACTGCTGAGGAGTAG